From Desulfatibacillum aliphaticivorans DSM 15576, the proteins below share one genomic window:
- a CDS encoding clostripain-related cysteine peptidase, with protein sequence MTIFLGFPLSARADEAQFSGLYFTAKQSNLGMPVLLKAQLVDASGDPIPEATIYFDIYHDGAWHVINEDDGGYITDSTGAASVYYYVDPTLSAGDYQIRARFDGNTKSESTVLEQTLETNEAGITFALYLNGDNNLESYAIDDFYNELYPHGTNEDVNYIVLFDGDGSVYYNGEYWTGTRMFIVTPEAVAAGTYPYQDWGEQNMGAQSTLQNFVETAFTDFPAENNVLVIWDHGNGWYSEPESKTLTADDTSTATQGTHVELPIPSQVAARLSSKKAAVFDAAEKNREYKGVSYDDSSAGDYLGLTELSGALEQAGVIVDVLAIDACLMGTVEVAYELKDVANFFVASAETISVAGFDYDDLGDRIDSGSASTARDMAYQMVASYKNYYLGDTYNATLSAWDLTEMASLFSALENLSTAFLAQLEQIPYGESTALRSAAEDLIDDTSCYDLGSLAYHIQQEISDTQVAAAAQALESQIKGVARVNYWIQSGTRWGKIYSDMTGMTGLSLYWPLTSNFNPNYVDENALSFANQSWNKVIRLIYDSTAPTGTVQWVQTPHALSDSSISMESFTGTDQFVVTYNRQTYYLDNTVYYQFTFTQSPTGGSGGSDSDNRYESTVYSDEGLEPNHQYCYTVYAHDGAGNETDATGEACAVTLAQAPAAISLTRKNCNQVLAAWDPGNNPAGTEYYCENMTTGNNSGWITDAEWVSAGLAINATYSFRVKARNSENIETDWVSLGDFELGPCAGDINTDGVVNIADAILCLQVAAGLAPEGIDKSKAIDAELQVGLDEALYILQINSELR encoded by the coding sequence TCTTTCCGCCAGGGCGGACGAAGCGCAATTCTCAGGCTTGTATTTCACCGCCAAGCAATCCAACCTGGGCATGCCCGTCCTCCTGAAAGCCCAACTGGTGGACGCCTCGGGCGATCCCATTCCTGAAGCGACAATCTATTTTGACATTTATCATGACGGCGCCTGGCATGTAATCAACGAGGACGACGGCGGCTACATTACCGACTCCACCGGCGCGGCCAGCGTTTATTATTATGTGGACCCGACTCTCTCCGCTGGCGACTATCAAATCCGCGCCCGTTTTGACGGCAATACAAAGTCGGAAAGCACGGTTCTTGAGCAAACCCTTGAGACCAATGAAGCCGGAATTACCTTCGCCTTATATTTAAACGGAGATAACAATCTGGAGTCCTACGCCATAGATGACTTTTACAACGAACTGTATCCCCATGGAACGAACGAAGACGTGAATTACATTGTCTTATTCGATGGCGATGGAAGCGTTTACTACAACGGCGAATATTGGACCGGAACCAGGATGTTCATCGTCACCCCGGAAGCCGTGGCGGCGGGGACTTATCCGTATCAGGATTGGGGCGAGCAAAACATGGGCGCCCAATCCACCTTGCAGAATTTTGTAGAAACCGCCTTCACGGACTTTCCCGCTGAAAATAATGTGCTTGTGATTTGGGATCATGGAAACGGCTGGTATAGTGAGCCGGAATCAAAGACCCTGACTGCGGATGACACCAGCACGGCCACTCAAGGAACGCACGTGGAACTCCCTATTCCTTCACAAGTCGCCGCCCGGTTATCCTCTAAAAAAGCCGCCGTCTTTGATGCCGCTGAAAAAAACAGGGAATATAAAGGCGTCAGCTATGACGACTCGTCAGCAGGGGACTACCTCGGGCTGACCGAATTGTCCGGTGCATTGGAGCAAGCAGGCGTCATCGTGGATGTTCTGGCAATAGACGCGTGCCTGATGGGAACCGTGGAAGTAGCCTATGAACTCAAAGACGTTGCAAATTTTTTTGTGGCTTCGGCGGAAACCATTTCCGTAGCGGGATTTGACTATGACGACCTGGGTGACAGGATTGACTCAGGGAGCGCTTCCACCGCCCGGGACATGGCCTACCAAATGGTGGCGTCTTACAAAAACTATTATTTAGGGGATACTTATAACGCAACTTTGTCAGCGTGGGATCTCACGGAAATGGCGTCCTTGTTTTCGGCCTTGGAAAATCTGTCCACGGCCTTTCTGGCGCAATTGGAGCAAATTCCTTATGGAGAAAGTACAGCGCTCAGGTCCGCCGCCGAAGACTTAATTGATGACACATCCTGCTACGACCTCGGGTCGCTTGCCTACCATATACAACAGGAAATATCGGACACCCAGGTTGCCGCCGCCGCCCAGGCCTTGGAATCCCAGATAAAAGGGGTGGCTCGGGTCAATTATTGGATTCAAAGCGGAACCCGGTGGGGAAAAATCTATTCGGACATGACCGGAATGACCGGCCTGTCATTGTATTGGCCCCTGACAAGCAATTTTAATCCCAACTATGTGGATGAAAACGCCCTCAGTTTTGCCAATCAATCATGGAACAAGGTCATCAGACTGATTTATGATAGTACGGCTCCTACAGGCACGGTGCAATGGGTGCAGACGCCCCATGCGTTGAGTGATTCATCCATTTCCATGGAGTCCTTTACTGGCACGGACCAATTTGTCGTTACCTATAACCGACAAACTTATTATCTCGACAACACGGTGTATTACCAGTTCACATTCACCCAAAGCCCCACGGGCGGTTCGGGCGGAAGCGATTCTGACAATCGCTACGAATCCACTGTTTATTCGGATGAAGGCCTGGAGCCCAACCACCAATACTGCTACACGGTTTACGCCCACGACGGAGCAGGGAATGAAACCGACGCCACCGGCGAGGCCTGCGCCGTAACCTTAGCCCAGGCGCCCGCAGCAATAAGCCTGACCCGCAAAAATTGTAATCAGGTCCTCGCAGCCTGGGACCCGGGAAATAATCCTGCCGGTACGGAATACTATTGCGAGAATATGACCACGGGAAATAACTCAGGCTGGATTACGGATGCAGAGTGGGTAAGCGCCGGTCTGGCAATAAACGCGACCTATTCATTCCGAGTCAAAGCCAGAAATTCGGAAAATATAGAGACCGATTGGGTGAGTCTGGGAGATTTTGAATTAGGTCCGTGCGCGGGAGACATTAACACAGACGGCGTCGTTAACATCGCCGACGCCATTCTGTGCCTGCAGGTTGCGGCGGGTTTGGCCCCGGAAGGCATAGATAAAAGCAAGGCAATTGACGCCGAATTACAAGTTGGGCTTGACGAAGCCCTGTATATTTTGCAAATTAACAGCGAACTTAGATAA